Part of the Flavobacterium sp. MDT1-60 genome, TTAGTTATTAATTTAGCTACTACAAAATATTTTTTGGTATAATAAAATACCGATAATTTTACTCTAATTTAATGCTGTTTTTAACAAATTTATTCAATCTTTCTGCCAATGAATCATCAACAGCTACCAAAGGCAAACGCACTGTATTGTCAGCAATACCAAGGGCTTGAAACACTTGTTTGATTCCGGCTGGATTTCCCTGCTCAAAAATCATATCAATACAATCTGATAAAAAATATTGTGTTTTAAAAGCTTCATTTACTTTTCTGTTCAGACCTAAACGAATCATTTCTGAAAATTCTTTAGGAAATCCCTGCCCGATAACTGATATCACACCTGCTCCACCAGCCAAAACAATTGGCAAAGCAATCATATCATCACCAGAAATAACAAGAAAATCTTTTGGTGCATTTTTTAGTAATTGTAAAGCCTGTGCCATATCTCCTGCCGCTTCTTTTATGGCAACCACATTACTAAAATCATTTGCCAGACGAACTACTGTTGCAGGCAACATATTACTGGATGTTCTTCCCGGAACGTTATATAAAATTACCGGAATTGGAGATGCTTCTGCAATCGCTTTAAAATGCTGATAAATTCCTTCCTGGGTTGGCTTATTATAATAA contains:
- the dapA gene encoding 4-hydroxy-tetrahydrodipicolinate synthase — translated: MQSLIGTGVALVTPFKKDFSVDIEALQRIVNFSIDGGVEYLVVMGTTAENATLTQAEKELVIKTVIDTNKGRLPLVLGVGGNNTMQIVEELKTGDFSAFEAILSVSPYYNKPTQEGIYQHFKAIAEASPIPVILYNVPGRTSSNMLPATVVRLANDFSNVVAIKEAAGDMAQALQLLKNAPKDFLVISGDDMIALPIVLAGGAGVISVIGQGFPKEFSEMIRLGLNRKVNEAFKTQYFLSDCIDMIFEQGNPAGIKQVFQALGIADNTVRLPLVAVDDSLAERLNKFVKNSIKLE